Part of the Acidobacteriota bacterium genome is shown below.
ACCGGCGCTATTTCAATGATTTGCTAGGGCTTGAGGGGCAGTGAAGTTCCGCTTAGAAATCCCCGCTCCCTGCGGCGATGGCGTCCACTTCCTGCACCTGTTCCGGCGAGAGCGTCCAGTCGGCGGCCGCGGCGTTGGCTTCCAGTTGTTCGATGCTGGTGACCGCCACCAGGACCGTGCAGACGTAGGGCTTGTCCCGCAGCCAGGCGATGGCCAGTTCACCCAGCCGGCGGCCGTGATCCCGGGTCCAGGCATCGAGACGCTCGACAATCTCCAGACGCTCGCCGGTCATGTAGCGGGCCAGGACGGGGCTCGGATTCTTCCAGGCCCGGGTGCCGCGCGGGATCAGCGCGCCCCGGCGATACTTGCCCGTCAGGACGCCTTGGGCCAGGGGGGAGTAGGCGGCGATGCTCAGCCCGTGGTGGAGGCAGGAGGGAAGGACCTCGGCTTCCAGCGACCGTTCGAAGAGGTTGTACGGCGACTGGCTGACCAGGAACGGCGCGTATCCGCGCCGCTCGGCAACGCCGCTCGCCGTGGCGATTTCCCAGCCCGCGTAGTTGGAGCATCCGACGTAGCGCACCCTCCCCTGG
Proteins encoded:
- a CDS encoding aldo/keto reductase gives rise to the protein MQYRQLGNSGLRISILGLGTNVFGQHESFTHHCDERETAAIIHRAADLGINHIDTADMYSRGVSETYIGRAVAGRRDRFVIASKVGLRVGDGPNDAGLSRGHIMSSIEGTLRRLDTDYVDLYYAHRPDPETPIEETLRAFDDLVRQGRVRYVGCSNYAGWEIATASGVAERRGYAPFLVSQSPYNLFERSLEAEVLPSCLHHGLSIAAYSPLAQGVLTGKYRRGALIPRGTRAWKNPSPVLARYMTGERLEIVERLDAWTRDHGRRLGELAIAWLRDKPYVCTVLVAVTSIEQLEANAAAADWTLSPEQVQEVDAIAAGSGDF